A part of Paenibacillus donghaensis genomic DNA contains:
- a CDS encoding NAD(P)/FAD-dependent oxidoreductase codes for MKYEKLFAAGEIGRLTLKNRIVMPAMGTSLAAASGEASDEMIAFYEERAAGGCGLIITEITRVDNETGVGTPNQLNASDLLFVPRLEKLARAVHRHDSKIFLQLQHPGRQNHGRLIGGKQIVAPSAVMSSAIGEMPRELSTEEVEGLVRKFVFGAVIAQTAGIDGVEIHGAHGYLIGQFLSPLTNLRTDKYGGSLEGRMLFLSEIVQGIKLACGAGFPVSVRIDGDEFVPGGIVLEEALLTAKHLEQLGVDCINVSAGTYESSNAIIEPISYPQGWKKHLAAAMKQAVQIPVIACDVIRKPDFAESLLQEGNTDFVALGRAQLADPEWGNKAAEGREAEIRTCISCLYCIQEVMECKVIKCAVNARAGRELEFAEPPRDGGGKVIAVIGGGPAGMEAARILALREFRPVLFEARDVLGGSVELGSRPPLKEKLNWFIANMQHQLEQLNVDVRLSAKPTLEQLKALNPYAVFVAAGARPIVPGIPGVDKAAVCTVVDVLSGAVEIKNKRAVVIGSGMTGLETAEYLADLGNQVTVVEMQKRVGPDAYLPNLIDMVTRLKKSGVELLASTKLVEVQDGAIVLENSATGETSVREADAVVLSIGVAPDRSFAEELKQAFPKVKVIGDAGKPGRIGQAIQSGFETAFVLN; via the coding sequence ATGAAATATGAGAAACTGTTTGCAGCAGGTGAAATAGGACGTCTTACACTGAAGAACCGGATCGTAATGCCGGCGATGGGCACGTCACTGGCAGCGGCCAGCGGCGAAGCCTCGGACGAAATGATTGCCTTCTATGAAGAACGCGCCGCCGGCGGCTGCGGCCTGATTATTACAGAGATTACCCGGGTGGACAACGAGACGGGTGTGGGAACCCCCAACCAGCTGAACGCAAGCGATCTGCTGTTCGTTCCGCGGCTGGAGAAGCTGGCCAGGGCTGTACACCGCCATGACAGCAAGATTTTTCTCCAGCTCCAGCATCCGGGACGGCAGAATCACGGGCGGCTGATCGGCGGCAAGCAGATTGTGGCTCCAAGCGCGGTTATGTCCTCGGCGATTGGTGAAATGCCCCGGGAGCTGTCTACGGAAGAGGTTGAAGGTCTGGTGCGCAAATTCGTATTCGGCGCGGTGATCGCCCAAACTGCGGGGATCGACGGTGTGGAAATCCACGGAGCCCACGGGTATCTGATTGGACAGTTTCTAAGCCCGTTGACCAATCTGCGGACCGACAAATACGGAGGTTCGCTGGAAGGCAGGATGCTGTTCCTGAGCGAGATCGTTCAAGGAATCAAGCTGGCCTGCGGGGCCGGGTTCCCGGTATCCGTCCGCATCGACGGGGATGAATTTGTTCCCGGGGGCATTGTGCTGGAAGAAGCGTTGCTCACGGCGAAACATCTGGAACAGCTTGGCGTGGACTGCATAAATGTAAGCGCTGGTACCTATGAGTCGTCGAATGCAATCATTGAGCCGATATCCTATCCGCAAGGGTGGAAAAAGCATCTGGCTGCCGCCATGAAGCAGGCCGTTCAAATTCCGGTGATCGCTTGCGACGTGATCCGCAAACCCGATTTTGCGGAGAGCCTGCTCCAGGAGGGAAACACGGATTTCGTGGCACTCGGCAGAGCTCAGCTGGCCGATCCGGAGTGGGGAAACAAAGCGGCTGAAGGCCGGGAGGCTGAAATCAGAACCTGCATCTCCTGCCTGTACTGCATCCAGGAGGTGATGGAGTGCAAGGTCATTAAATGCGCCGTCAATGCGCGGGCAGGACGGGAGCTTGAATTCGCCGAGCCGCCCCGGGATGGCGGCGGCAAGGTTATCGCCGTGATCGGCGGCGGTCCGGCGGGCATGGAGGCAGCGCGGATTCTGGCGCTGCGGGAGTTTAGGCCGGTGCTGTTTGAAGCGCGTGACGTGCTTGGAGGCAGCGTGGAGCTGGGAAGCCGCCCGCCGCTCAAGGAGAAGCTGAACTGGTTCATCGCCAATATGCAGCATCAGCTGGAGCAGTTGAATGTGGATGTCCGGCTCTCGGCGAAACCTACACTGGAGCAGTTGAAGGCTCTGAATCCCTATGCGGTATTTGTCGCCGCCGGGGCAAGGCCAATTGTGCCTGGCATTCCGGGAGTGGACAAGGCAGCAGTCTGCACGGTTGTCGACGTGCTTAGCGGAGCTGTTGAAATCAAGAACAAACGGGCCGTGGTTATCGGCTCCGGCATGACCGGACTGGAGACGGCGGAATATCTGGCCGACCTCGGGAATCAGGTCACAGTAGTGGAAATGCAGAAGCGGGTTGGCCCGGATGCGTATCTTCCGAACCTGATCGACATGGTCACCCGGTTGAAAAAGAGCGGAGTAGAACTGCTGGCATCGACGAAGCTGGTTGAAGTTCAGGATGGAGCCATTGTGCTTGAGAACAGTGCCACGGGTGAAACCTCAGTGAGAGAAGCGGACGCCGTAGTGCTGTCCATTGGAGTTGCGCCTGATCGTTCATTCGCGGAAGAGCTTAAGCAGGCGTTCCCTAAGGTGAAAGTGATTGGCGATGCCGGCAAGCCCGGCAGAATCGGGCAGGCGATTCAGTCCGGCTTCGAGACGGCTTTTGTACTGAACTGA
- a CDS encoding acetoacetate decarboxylase family protein produces the protein MMGSFVKSYADIQKYGGRPTTFYDAEMLTVYWETKPEIIERLLPKPLKPSSRPLVNAFVANYPATNFCPPYREAGLFVLADYNGQLGNYCLSMPITSDIGMAMGREVCGLPKKMADVRMTSLDGAIEGAINRHGVDFFSVNARMGDRFNDDGAGGVLEEFYGKDIPLYNIKYANAVDGSGFDLLPVLVTQRLVSDVKVYKAAEASIVFQESPHDPWSELEVVNMLGAVYTVSTNVLEKGKVLEPLNPMEFLPYCYLRWDWWENKLQPEHEEASV, from the coding sequence ATGATGGGGAGTTTTGTGAAAAGTTATGCGGATATTCAGAAGTACGGAGGCAGACCAACCACCTTTTATGATGCGGAGATGCTTACGGTGTATTGGGAGACGAAGCCGGAGATTATCGAACGCCTGCTGCCGAAGCCGCTGAAGCCGTCCAGCCGTCCGCTCGTAAATGCGTTTGTGGCCAACTATCCGGCAACGAACTTTTGCCCGCCTTACCGTGAAGCCGGATTGTTCGTGCTGGCCGACTACAACGGTCAACTGGGCAACTATTGCCTGTCGATGCCGATTACGAGCGATATCGGCATGGCGATGGGCCGCGAGGTCTGCGGCCTGCCCAAGAAAATGGCCGATGTCCGCATGACCAGTCTTGATGGTGCCATCGAAGGGGCAATCAACCGGCATGGCGTTGACTTTTTCAGCGTCAATGCCCGTATGGGGGACCGGTTCAATGACGATGGGGCCGGAGGGGTTCTGGAGGAGTTTTACGGCAAGGACATCCCTTTATACAACATCAAGTACGCCAATGCCGTTGACGGAAGCGGTTTCGATCTGCTGCCGGTGCTGGTGACTCAGCGGCTGGTCAGTGATGTCAAGGTGTATAAGGCTGCTGAAGCTTCTATTGTCTTTCAGGAATCTCCGCATGATCCATGGAGCGAGCTTGAAGTTGTGAACATGCTGGGAGCGGTCTATACCGTCAGCACGAATGTGCTGGAGAAAGGCAAGGTGCTGGAGCCGCTGAATCCAATGGAGTTCCTGCCCTATTGTTATCTCCGTTGGGATTGGTGGGAGAACAAGCTGCAGCCGGAGCATGAGGAGGCGTCCGTATAA
- a CDS encoding SDR family NAD(P)-dependent oxidoreductase has product MNNLFDLTGKTAIVAGASSGIGVQFAEMLADQGADVAILARRYDKLAAVAQEIGAKYPERRIIPIECDVRKEEQIIAAVQKVIAEFGKIDILLNNAGVVDSVPIEALEEEAWDRVLDTDLKGVFLMSKHVIRHMKERKYGRIVNTASMLGLTASASIPTHSYNAAKGGVIHLTRGVAATYAKHGITVNAIGPSLFKSEMTENTLFTEQALKMYNAVCPMGRPGNPGELNGAVLYFASDASSYTTGQTLFVDGGWTVI; this is encoded by the coding sequence ATGAACAATCTTTTTGATTTAACGGGGAAAACAGCGATTGTGGCGGGTGCATCCAGCGGGATCGGTGTGCAGTTTGCAGAAATGCTCGCGGATCAAGGGGCGGATGTGGCTATATTGGCCAGAAGGTATGACAAATTGGCAGCGGTGGCACAGGAGATTGGGGCGAAGTATCCGGAACGCCGGATTATCCCGATTGAATGTGATGTAAGAAAAGAAGAGCAGATTATCGCAGCCGTCCAAAAGGTTATCGCCGAGTTCGGCAAAATTGATATCCTGCTGAACAATGCCGGTGTCGTTGATTCCGTGCCGATTGAGGCGCTGGAGGAGGAGGCCTGGGACCGGGTGCTTGATACCGATCTGAAGGGCGTGTTCCTGATGTCCAAACATGTCATTCGCCATATGAAGGAACGGAAATACGGCCGGATTGTCAATACCGCCTCCATGCTGGGGCTTACCGCTTCGGCTTCCATACCTACACATTCCTATAACGCGGCTAAGGGCGGAGTAATCCATCTGACCCGGGGGGTGGCAGCAACGTATGCGAAGCACGGAATTACTGTCAATGCGATTGGACCGAGCCTGTTCAAAAGCGAAATGACCGAGAACACGCTGTTCACGGAGCAAGCATTGAAAATGTACAACGCCGTATGCCCGATGGGGCGCCCCGGAAATCCCGGTGAGCTGAATGGAGCCGTGCTGTATTTTGCCT